The DNA sequence CGCCGGTCACGATGCCGCCCACCTGCCCGTGGAGCCAGGCGCTGAGCTGGGCCACGCAGCCCCCCAGGTGCACGATGCCACCGGCTGCCACGTCCTCCAGGCGCAGGACCCCAAAAGCACACTGGGTGTTGGTGACGGTGCCATTCTGCCAGGGATCCAggcagcaggaggcagggacGCTGCACGCCTGCACTCCTGGGGCGCTGCAGTTGAAGTATCTGCAGAGACGGAGAAGAGTTGGGtgtctcctgggctgcaccagcCTGGGAAACCTCCCCTACGTGCCGATGGGACCCCTGCTCCACCTCCCACCAGCACCCCGACTCACGCGTTGCTCTCCCAGTCGCGATAGGAGCCGAGGCCGCAGCACCGCAGGTTCCGCTGCACCTCATCCACCAGGAACCGCAGGTCGGGCTCGTCCTGGTAGcgcaggaggcagaggagcagggtgTCCCGCAGAGCATCCCGCAGCCGGTGccgtgctgccagcagcagcagcccccccagcacctccagccccacGAAGGTGAGCACGGCACCCACGAAGAAGCGCAggaggcaggggctggagcGGAGGGCGCCCAGGCAACCGGCCAGGGAGACGGCGCTGGCCCCCAACCCCGCCAGCACGAAGAGCAGCATTGGGTCGGAGCCCAGCGGGGCCAAACGCTGCCCTCCCAGCGAGCCCTTGGCCAGCAGCCCCCACACCCCCACGGCCAgggccagcagccccagcaggaggaagaggagattCCAGAAGAAGGCCAGGTACCGCACGCATTGGCTGAAGGCGCTTGGCTTGTTGGAGACGGGGCTCCATGTCCCAGGGTCCTGCTCAGCCATCAGAAGGTCTGCATCCCCAGCCAGATAGCCATCATCCTCATCGGAGGAGGAGTAGGGCAGCTCCACCAGCTTGGATGCCTGCATGGACAGAGAAGCCACTCGCAACCAGTGAAGCAGCCCCAgcagacccccccaaaatggtcCAT is a window from the Cuculus canorus isolate bCucCan1 chromosome 18, bCucCan1.pri, whole genome shotgun sequence genome containing:
- the TSPAN10 gene encoding tetraspanin-10, giving the protein MALSRAQPARPCGESTRLLPQASKLVELPYSSSDEDDGYLAGDADLLMAEQDPGTWSPVSNKPSAFSQCVRYLAFFWNLLFLLLGLLALAVGVWGLLAKGSLGGQRLAPLGSDPMLLFVLAGLGASAVSLAGCLGALRSSPCLLRFFVGAVLTFVGLEVLGGLLLLAARHRLRDALRDTLLLCLLRYQDEPDLRFLVDEVQRNLRCCGLGSYRDWESNAYFNCSAPGVQACSVPASCCLDPWQNGTVTNTQCAFGVLRLEDVAAGGIVHLGGCVAQLSAWLHGQVGGIVTGAAVLVLVEAAGVLMALKILRDIAPVRVRD